In Gammaproteobacteria bacterium, a single genomic region encodes these proteins:
- a CDS encoding anhydro-N-acetylmuramic acid kinase gives MSAVTAPRYFIGLMSGTSMDAADAALVDFSTATPTLVATQHNPLSAELRAGLSALCTPGPDEINRMAALDTRLGEIFSDCALALLKKAGVAASAVHAIGSHGQTVRHQPGGPYPFSVQIGNPALIALRTGITTVADFRRADMVVGGQGAPLAPAFHNAVLRSPHHNRVVVNVGGIANVTLLPADLTQGVRGFDTGPANGLLDVWAERHLGQRMDEGGQFAASGQSNDALLATFLADDYFALAPPKSTGREYFNSAWLDSLLRQHSNVSPADVQATLCELSAATIAAAILHYAPDTTEVLICGGGVHNAHLMQRLRTHLKPRTVESTENYGVSPGWMETLAFAWLAKQTLEGKPGNLPSVTGAKRAVVLGGIYKS, from the coding sequence ATGTCTGCGGTGACCGCACCGCGCTACTTCATCGGGCTGATGTCCGGCACCAGCATGGACGCGGCCGACGCCGCGCTGGTTGATTTCAGCACCGCCACCCCCACACTCGTTGCCACCCAACACAACCCGTTGTCTGCCGAGTTGCGCGCCGGGCTGTCCGCGCTCTGCACGCCCGGCCCGGATGAAATCAACCGCATGGCGGCACTCGATACACGCCTGGGCGAAATTTTTTCCGACTGCGCGCTGGCATTGCTGAAAAAAGCAGGCGTTGCTGCCAGCGCAGTACACGCCATCGGCAGTCACGGCCAGACCGTGCGCCATCAGCCCGGCGGGCCGTATCCTTTCAGCGTGCAAATTGGCAACCCGGCGCTGATCGCCCTGCGCACCGGCATCACCACCGTCGCCGATTTCCGCCGCGCCGACATGGTCGTCGGCGGGCAAGGCGCACCGCTGGCACCCGCATTTCACAATGCTGTGCTGCGCTCACCGCACCACAATCGCGTTGTGGTCAATGTCGGCGGCATCGCCAATGTGACATTGTTGCCCGCCGACCTCACGCAGGGGGTGCGCGGGTTTGATACCGGCCCCGCCAACGGGCTGCTGGATGTCTGGGCCGAGCGGCATCTTGGCCAGCGCATGGATGAGGGCGGCCAGTTCGCCGCCAGCGGCCAGAGCAACGACGCTTTGCTCGCTACATTTTTAGCCGATGATTATTTTGCGCTCGCGCCGCCCAAGAGCACGGGGCGCGAATACTTCAACAGCGCGTGGCTCGACAGCTTGCTGCGACAGCACAGCAACGTCAGCCCCGCCGATGTACAGGCCACGCTGTGTGAGCTCAGCGCCGCCACCATCGCTGCGGCGATTCTGCATTACGCCCCCGACACGACGGAAGTACTGATTTGCGGCGGCGGCGTGCACAACGCACATCTGATGCAGCGCCTGCGTACCCACCTGAAACCTCGCACCGTTGAATCCACCGAAAACTACGGCGTCAGCCCGGGCTGGATGGAAACCCTGGCCTTTGCCTGGCTGGCAAAACAAACCCTGGAAGGCAAACCGGGCAACCTGCCGAGCGTGACCGGGGCAAAACGTGCGGTGGTACTGGGGGGAATTTATAAATCGTAG
- a CDS encoding citrate synthase has translation MSTHPRGLAGVPATQSSISSIDGERGVLAYRGYPIDVLARHSTYEETALLLLDGELPGAEALSGFDAALRAQRGLKPDVISLMCHLPHSGHPMHMLQCMVASLDMFYPDEVSQPTSARAYADPDYVRTMSIKIIARMPLLVAYWERLRRNLPLVEPRADLGFAANFLYMLTGTEPDPFMARLLDACLILHAEHTINASTFAAMVTGSTLANPYGVISSAIGALAGPLHGGANQRVLEMFEEIGSPDRVTAWLDQKLAAKEIIWGMGHREYKVTDPRAMVLHDLVEKLVQHRGGNSSRYYGIARTLAAAATHRLAAKGVYPNVDFYSGIIYADMGIPADQFTALFAIARSAGWLAHWREQIADNRIFRPTQVYSGEALREYIPLVKR, from the coding sequence ATGAGCACACATCCACGCGGCCTGGCGGGCGTACCCGCTACCCAGTCCAGCATCTCCTCCATCGATGGCGAGCGCGGCGTGCTGGCCTATCGCGGCTATCCCATCGACGTACTTGCCCGGCATAGTACCTACGAAGAAACCGCGTTGCTGCTGCTGGACGGCGAACTGCCTGGTGCAGAGGCGTTGAGCGGGTTTGATGCCGCGCTGCGTGCCCAGCGCGGACTGAAGCCGGATGTCATCAGCCTCATGTGCCACCTGCCGCACAGCGGCCACCCCATGCACATGCTTCAGTGCATGGTGGCGAGCCTCGATATGTTCTACCCCGACGAGGTGTCGCAACCTACCAGCGCGCGCGCCTACGCCGATCCCGACTACGTGCGTACCATGTCGATCAAGATCATCGCGCGCATGCCCCTGCTGGTGGCCTACTGGGAGCGCCTGCGCCGCAACCTGCCCCTGGTCGAGCCGCGCGCCGATCTCGGTTTTGCCGCCAACTTTTTGTACATGCTCACGGGCACAGAACCTGATCCGTTCATGGCGCGGCTGCTGGACGCCTGCCTGATTCTGCACGCCGAACACACCATCAATGCCTCCACCTTCGCCGCCATGGTCACCGGCTCCACCCTGGCCAACCCCTATGGCGTGATCTCTTCCGCCATCGGTGCGCTGGCAGGTCCACTGCACGGTGGCGCCAACCAGCGCGTACTGGAAATGTTCGAGGAGATAGGCTCACCTGACAGGGTGACAGCGTGGCTCGATCAGAAACTTGCGGCCAAGGAAATCATCTGGGGCATGGGGCACCGCGAGTACAAGGTGACGGACCCGCGCGCCATGGTGCTGCATGATCTGGTGGAAAAGCTGGTGCAGCACCGGGGCGGCAACAGCAGCCGTTATTACGGCATCGCACGTACGCTGGCAGCTGCTGCCACGCACCGGCTGGCAGCCAAGGGCGTATACCCCAACGTGGATTTTTATTCAGGTATCATCTACGCCGATATGGGTATCCCCGCCGACCAGTTTACCGCGCTGTTCGCCATTGCCCGCAGCGCCGGCTGGCTCGCCCACTGGCGCGAGCAGATCGCCGACAACCGCATCTTCCGGCCGACCCAGGTTTACTCCGGTGAAGCGCTGCGCGAGTACATTCCGCTCGTCAAGCGTTGA
- the erpA gene encoding iron-sulfur cluster insertion protein ErpA produces MSTPATDTSNDMPSPLVFTDSAAAKVSELIAEEGNPALKLRVFVSGGGCSGFQYGFTFDEKVSGDDTAVENGGVTLLIDPMSYQYLVGAEIDYSEGIEGAQFVIRNPNATTTCGCGSSFST; encoded by the coding sequence ATGAGCACACCCGCAACAGACACCAGCAACGACATGCCGAGCCCACTGGTTTTTACCGACAGCGCGGCGGCCAAAGTGAGTGAACTGATTGCCGAGGAAGGCAATCCGGCGCTGAAGCTGCGGGTATTTGTGTCCGGCGGCGGTTGCTCCGGCTTCCAGTACGGCTTTACCTTTGACGAAAAGGTCAGTGGTGACGACACGGCGGTGGAGAATGGCGGCGTGACCCTGCTGATAGACCCGATGAGCTACCAGTATCTGGTGGGCGCGGAGATCGACTACAGCGAGGGCATAGAAGGTGCCCAGTTTGTCATCCGCAACCCCAATGCCACCACTACCTGTGGCTGTGGCTCGTCCTTTTCGACCTGA
- the argC gene encoding N-acetyl-gamma-glutamyl-phosphate reductase has translation MSQNSIKVGIVGGTGYTGVELLRLLAGHPQAELCVITSRGEAGMAVADMFPSLRGQVALKFAAPDPKALAACDVVFFATPNGTAMTLVPELLRGKTRVIDLAADFRLKNAQTWQHWYGMPHACPELLAEAVYGLPELHRAAIKTARLVANPGCYPTAVQLGLLPLLEQGWVDTQHLIADAKSGVSGAGRKAELALTLGEAGENFKAYAVPGHRHLPEILQGLELTSGQALGLTFVPHLLPIVRGIHATLYAVLKQQEVDLQALYEQRYRDEPFVDVLPVGAHPETKSVRGANTCRIAVHRPPNNSQGSGDTVVVLSVIDNLVKGAAGQAVQNMNIMFGLAETTGLTAIALAP, from the coding sequence ATGAGCCAGAACAGCATCAAGGTCGGCATTGTCGGCGGCACCGGTTACACCGGCGTTGAGTTGTTGCGCCTGCTCGCAGGCCACCCGCAGGCGGAGTTGTGTGTGATTACCTCACGCGGCGAGGCCGGCATGGCCGTGGCGGACATGTTTCCCAGCTTGCGCGGCCAGGTGGCGCTCAAATTCGCCGCGCCCGACCCCAAGGCGTTGGCCGCGTGCGATGTGGTGTTTTTCGCCACCCCGAACGGCACTGCCATGACGCTGGTGCCGGAACTGCTGCGGGGCAAGACCCGGGTGATCGACCTTGCCGCCGACTTCCGTTTGAAAAACGCACAGACGTGGCAGCACTGGTACGGCATGCCGCATGCCTGCCCCGAGCTGCTGGCTGAGGCCGTCTATGGCCTGCCCGAGTTGCACCGCGCGGCAATCAAAACCGCCCGGCTGGTGGCCAACCCCGGCTGCTACCCGACCGCAGTGCAGCTCGGTCTGCTGCCGCTGCTTGAGCAGGGCTGGGTGGATACGCAGCACCTGATTGCAGACGCGAAATCCGGCGTCAGCGGCGCGGGACGCAAGGCCGAGTTGGCGCTCACCCTGGGTGAGGCGGGCGAGAACTTTAAGGCCTATGCCGTGCCAGGGCACCGCCATCTGCCGGAGATACTGCAAGGTCTGGAGTTGACGAGCGGGCAGGCCCTGGGCCTGACCTTTGTGCCGCATCTGTTGCCGATCGTGCGCGGCATCCACGCCACGCTGTATGCCGTACTCAAGCAGCAGGAGGTCGATCTGCAGGCGCTGTACGAGCAGCGCTATCGGGACGAGCCGTTCGTGGACGTGCTGCCGGTGGGTGCGCACCCGGAGACCAAGAGCGTGCGCGGCGCCAACACCTGCCGCATTGCCGTGCATCGGCCCCCGAATAATTCACAGGGCAGTGGCGATACCGTGGTGGTGTTGTCGGTGATCGACAATCTGGTCAAGGGCGCCGCCGGGCAGGCGGTACAGAACATGAACATCATGTTCGGTCTGGCGGAGACCACAGGCCTTACCGCCATCGCACTGGCGCCCTGA
- a CDS encoding lytic transglycosylase domain-containing protein: protein MNVVAIIRCAAICLVLGAAPVQADIFKFVDENNVVHFTNIPNDSRYRLYKRTSPQQVAISYDGRNSASGADRMVALRANRQRYTPMINTTAAQYQVDPALVHAVIMAESGYNPNAVSPKGATGLMQLMPGTAQRYGVYDSYDAAANIRGGTRYLRDLLEMFNQNIQLAVAAYNAGENAVINHGNQIPPYRETRNYVSRVLAFYSK, encoded by the coding sequence ATGAACGTAGTCGCGATCATTCGCTGTGCTGCTATCTGTCTGGTGCTGGGCGCGGCACCGGTGCAGGCGGATATTTTCAAATTCGTGGACGAAAACAACGTCGTCCACTTCACCAACATACCCAATGATTCGCGCTACCGCCTGTACAAGCGCACGTCACCGCAACAGGTTGCGATATCCTATGATGGCCGCAACAGCGCATCCGGCGCCGACCGTATGGTCGCGTTGCGGGCCAATCGTCAGCGCTACACCCCGATGATCAACACCACGGCCGCGCAGTATCAGGTCGACCCGGCGCTGGTGCATGCCGTAATCATGGCGGAGTCCGGCTACAACCCGAATGCGGTCTCACCCAAGGGCGCCACCGGCCTGATGCAGCTCATGCCGGGTACCGCACAGCGCTATGGTGTGTACGACAGCTACGATGCCGCCGCCAACATCCGGGGCGGCACCCGCTACCTGCGTGATCTGCTGGAGATGTTCAACCAGAACATTCAGCTGGCCGTCGCCGCCTACAACGCCGGCGAAAATGCCGTGATCAACCACGGCAACCAAATCCCGCCCTACCGCGAGACCCGCAATTACGTCAGCCGGGTACTCGCCTTTTACAGCAAGTAA
- a CDS encoding DUF4399 domain-containing protein encodes MHKLWILGILGAAVAACSPGPQVSFVEPLDGAVVSGEFRVVMDVRGMEVMPAGEVVEGAGHHHLLIDAEPIAAGEVVPNDEQHRHFGKGQTETTLALTPGEHTLSLQFADGAHISYGEKLRRTITVRVE; translated from the coding sequence ATGCACAAGCTATGGATACTGGGCATACTGGGGGCAGCCGTGGCCGCCTGCTCACCCGGCCCGCAGGTGAGTTTTGTCGAGCCGCTGGATGGCGCCGTGGTGAGCGGCGAATTCAGGGTGGTGATGGACGTGCGGGGCATGGAGGTCATGCCTGCCGGTGAGGTCGTGGAAGGCGCCGGCCATCATCATCTGCTGATTGATGCCGAGCCGATTGCCGCCGGCGAGGTGGTGCCGAACGACGAGCAGCACCGCCACTTCGGCAAGGGCCAGACGGAAACCACGCTGGCACTGACGCCGGGGGAGCACACCTTAAGCCTGCAGTTTGCCGATGGCGCGCATATATCCTACGGCGAAAAGCTGCGCCGCACGATCACCGTGCGGGTGGAGTAG